Proteins encoded together in one Musa acuminata AAA Group cultivar baxijiao chromosome BXJ3-6, Cavendish_Baxijiao_AAA, whole genome shotgun sequence window:
- the LOC135583369 gene encoding uncharacterized protein LOC135583369 isoform X1 has translation MTRGAPRKVGISEEDVSLLLQRYNPTTILTLLQEVSEAAGVRIDWNALVKRTATGITSAREYQMLWRHLAYHHTLLETIEDGAEPLDDESDLELEIEAVPAVSGEALSEAAACVKVLISCGVPREQGLTSRTAIETPLAVNGFNNQALRVSSDKQQLSQSNYGTDITVPTLQKQPQSTGTSAEGLDGNGMAGPSIAPKKRRKPWTKEEDMELIAGVQKFGEGNWANILKGDFKHNRTASQLSQRWAIIRKRDTNLLASSGNKSMSSTRSEERLATQKAISLALDMPNSGRLSAILSGGTQSITPASSSALSAALSEALPVSSQPLNQLQQASILATSQKITLNTSNKPRTTPKKSMVPVKPSSGPNSLIQAAAFAAGGRIATPSTAASLFKAAQSKNAVHIRPGGGARPSPINNVKTLAVTNSTGPQSTGVRISRPSVMAGPPAANPVSVSSGTRYGCQQVQGCSGRVGSNPLNTTSTNQQEIIESNSGEVSHEMTEQKGDVDISSIDVDELLAEEVKCVDEMELDGTMSHDEQMDLLSLDTNTNEDNDFNNTYDAQASVDEQMDPPDSMVAENIIMENNVVSSDVEAAESKALEVDDNDDQFLLEKGTASFNGEQNKISPVGNLNAQDHIVNQEQLISEEVMADNVRESCTNDQQHALPEDTASGSKIPIDDDSISTNDKEVE, from the exons ATGACGAGGGGAGCGCCGAGGAAGGTCGGCATCAGCGAGGAGGatgtttccttgctcctccaaag GTACAACCCAACAACAATTCTTACTCTTCTCCAAGAGGTTTCTGAGGCTGCTGGTGTGAGAATAGATTGGAATGCTCTTGTCAAGAGAACTGCAACTGGAATTACCAGCGCTCGAGAGTACCAGATGTTGTGGCGGCATTTGGCCTACCATCATACATTGTTGGAGACAATAGAAGATGGAGCTGAGCCATTG GATGATGAGAGTGATCTAGAATTAGAAATCGAAGCTGTTCCTGCTGTAAGTGGTGAAGCCTTATCTGAAGCTGCAGCATGTGTCAAG GTTTTGATCTCATGTGGTGTGCCACGTGAACAAGGCCTAACAAGTCGCACAGCTATAGAGACTCCTTTGGCTGTAAATGGATTCAACAACCAGGCATTACGTGTCTCATCAGACAAACAACAGCTCTCTCAATCGAACTATGGGACTGACATTACAGTTCCTACTCTGCAGAAGCAGCCCCAGTCAACAGGAACATCTGCCGAAGGATTGGATGGAAATGGAATGGCAGGTCCAAGCATTGCTCCTAAAAAGAGAAGGAAACCATGGACCAAAGAGGAGGATATGGAATTAATAGCTGGGGTGCAGAAGTTTGGGGAAGGGAATTGGGCAAACATTCTTAAAGGAGATTTCAAGCACAACAGAACTGCTTCGCAGCTATCTCAG AGATGGGCCATCATTCGGAAGCGCGACACCAACTTACTTGCCAGTTCTGGAAACAAGTCAATGAGCTCGACCCGATCTGAGGAGAGGCTGGCAACACAAAAGGCAATTTCGTTGGCTCTTGATATGCCCAATTCTGGAAGATTATCAGCTATACTATCAG GTGGAACACAATCAATTACCCCAGCAAGTTCTTCTGCACTCTCCGCTGCGCTATCTGAAGCATTGCCAGTTTCGAGTCAACCACTTAATCAACTTCAACAAGCTTCCATTCTGGCAACATCTCAAAAGATAACCTTGAACACTTCGAACAAACCTCGGACAACCCCGAAAAAGTCAATGGTCCCTGTGAAGCCTTCTAGCGGTCCAAATTCTTTGATACAAGCTGCTGCATTTGCTGCAGGGGGGCGCATTGCTACACCTTCCACTGCTGCCTCTTTGTTCAAAGCTGCACAATCTAAAAATGCTGTTCATATCAGGCCTGGTGGAGGTGCTCGACCTTCTCCAATTAACAATGTCAAAACATTGGCTGTTACCAACTCTACAGGCCCGCAATCCACAGGTGTCCGCATCAGCAGACCTTCTGTTATGGCTGGACCACCTGCAGCAAATCCAGTTTCAGTGTCATCTGGCACAAGGTATGGATGTCAGCAAGTGCAAGGCTGCTCTGGAAGGGTTGGAAGCAATCCTCTAAACACCACATCAACAAATCAGCAGGAAATCATAGAGTCCAATTCAGGAGAAGTTTCACATGAAATGACTGAGCAAAAGGGTGATGTTGATATCTCTTCCATTGATGTGGATGAATTATTAGCTGAAGAGGTAAAATGTGTTGATGAGATGGAATTGGATGGTACAATGTCTCATGATGAGCAGATGGATCTTCTGAGTTTGGATACAAACACAAATGAGGACAATGATTTTAACAATACCTATGATGCACAAGCATCTGTGGACGAGCAGATGGATCCCCCAGATTCAATGGTTGCTGAGAATATTATCATGGAGAACAATGTAGTTTCCTCTGATGTTGAAGCAGCTGAGAGCAAAGCCCTCGAAGTTGATGATAATGATGACCAATTTTTACTTGAGAAGGGGACTGCATCATTCAATGGTGAGCAGAACAAGATTTCACCTGTGGGAAACTTGAATGCCCAGGACCATATTGTAAATCAAGAACAGTTAATCAGTGAGGAAGTTATGGCTGACAACGTCAGGGAGAGCTGCACTAATGATCAGCAGCATGCTCTTCCAGAGGACACTGCCTCAGGCAGTAAAATCCCCATCGATGATGATAGCATCTCAACAAACGACAAGGAAGTTGAGTAG
- the LOC135583369 gene encoding uncharacterized protein LOC135583369 isoform X2 — MTRGAPRKVGISEEDVSLLLQRYNPTTILTLLQEVSEAAGVRIDWNALVKRTATGITSAREYQMLWRHLAYHHTLLETIEDGAEPLDDESDLELEIEAVPAVSGEALSEAAACVKVLISCGVPREQGLTSRTAIETPLAVNGFNNQALRVSSDKQQLSQSNYGTDITVPTLQKQPQSTGTSAEGLDGNGMAGPSIAPKKRRKPWTKEEDMELIAGVQKFGEGNWANILKGDFKHNRTASQLSQRWAIIRKRDTNLLASSGNKSMSSTRSEERLATQKAISLALDMPNSGRLSAILSGGRIATPSTAASLFKAAQSKNAVHIRPGGGARPSPINNVKTLAVTNSTGPQSTGVRISRPSVMAGPPAANPVSVSSGTRYGCQQVQGCSGRVGSNPLNTTSTNQQEIIESNSGEVSHEMTEQKGDVDISSIDVDELLAEEVKCVDEMELDGTMSHDEQMDLLSLDTNTNEDNDFNNTYDAQASVDEQMDPPDSMVAENIIMENNVVSSDVEAAESKALEVDDNDDQFLLEKGTASFNGEQNKISPVGNLNAQDHIVNQEQLISEEVMADNVRESCTNDQQHALPEDTASGSKIPIDDDSISTNDKEVE, encoded by the exons ATGACGAGGGGAGCGCCGAGGAAGGTCGGCATCAGCGAGGAGGatgtttccttgctcctccaaag GTACAACCCAACAACAATTCTTACTCTTCTCCAAGAGGTTTCTGAGGCTGCTGGTGTGAGAATAGATTGGAATGCTCTTGTCAAGAGAACTGCAACTGGAATTACCAGCGCTCGAGAGTACCAGATGTTGTGGCGGCATTTGGCCTACCATCATACATTGTTGGAGACAATAGAAGATGGAGCTGAGCCATTG GATGATGAGAGTGATCTAGAATTAGAAATCGAAGCTGTTCCTGCTGTAAGTGGTGAAGCCTTATCTGAAGCTGCAGCATGTGTCAAG GTTTTGATCTCATGTGGTGTGCCACGTGAACAAGGCCTAACAAGTCGCACAGCTATAGAGACTCCTTTGGCTGTAAATGGATTCAACAACCAGGCATTACGTGTCTCATCAGACAAACAACAGCTCTCTCAATCGAACTATGGGACTGACATTACAGTTCCTACTCTGCAGAAGCAGCCCCAGTCAACAGGAACATCTGCCGAAGGATTGGATGGAAATGGAATGGCAGGTCCAAGCATTGCTCCTAAAAAGAGAAGGAAACCATGGACCAAAGAGGAGGATATGGAATTAATAGCTGGGGTGCAGAAGTTTGGGGAAGGGAATTGGGCAAACATTCTTAAAGGAGATTTCAAGCACAACAGAACTGCTTCGCAGCTATCTCAG AGATGGGCCATCATTCGGAAGCGCGACACCAACTTACTTGCCAGTTCTGGAAACAAGTCAATGAGCTCGACCCGATCTGAGGAGAGGCTGGCAACACAAAAGGCAATTTCGTTGGCTCTTGATATGCCCAATTCTGGAAGATTATCAGCTATACTATCAG GGGGGCGCATTGCTACACCTTCCACTGCTGCCTCTTTGTTCAAAGCTGCACAATCTAAAAATGCTGTTCATATCAGGCCTGGTGGAGGTGCTCGACCTTCTCCAATTAACAATGTCAAAACATTGGCTGTTACCAACTCTACAGGCCCGCAATCCACAGGTGTCCGCATCAGCAGACCTTCTGTTATGGCTGGACCACCTGCAGCAAATCCAGTTTCAGTGTCATCTGGCACAAGGTATGGATGTCAGCAAGTGCAAGGCTGCTCTGGAAGGGTTGGAAGCAATCCTCTAAACACCACATCAACAAATCAGCAGGAAATCATAGAGTCCAATTCAGGAGAAGTTTCACATGAAATGACTGAGCAAAAGGGTGATGTTGATATCTCTTCCATTGATGTGGATGAATTATTAGCTGAAGAGGTAAAATGTGTTGATGAGATGGAATTGGATGGTACAATGTCTCATGATGAGCAGATGGATCTTCTGAGTTTGGATACAAACACAAATGAGGACAATGATTTTAACAATACCTATGATGCACAAGCATCTGTGGACGAGCAGATGGATCCCCCAGATTCAATGGTTGCTGAGAATATTATCATGGAGAACAATGTAGTTTCCTCTGATGTTGAAGCAGCTGAGAGCAAAGCCCTCGAAGTTGATGATAATGATGACCAATTTTTACTTGAGAAGGGGACTGCATCATTCAATGGTGAGCAGAACAAGATTTCACCTGTGGGAAACTTGAATGCCCAGGACCATATTGTAAATCAAGAACAGTTAATCAGTGAGGAAGTTATGGCTGACAACGTCAGGGAGAGCTGCACTAATGATCAGCAGCATGCTCTTCCAGAGGACACTGCCTCAGGCAGTAAAATCCCCATCGATGATGATAGCATCTCAACAAACGACAAGGAAGTTGAGTAG